The DNA sequence CGGGCCGCGGCATGGGGCCGGCCGAGCTGCAGCAGCTCTTCGAGCCATTCCAGAGCCGCTTTCCCAGCGGCATGGGCCTCGGCATGGCGATCGTGTACCGGATCGTCTCCGATCACCGGGGCCGGATCGAGGTGGAGAGCGCGCCCGGTCAGGGGACTTCGGTGCGCATCCTGTTCAAGACGGAAACGATCAATCCACGGAGAGAGGCGGTGCCGGAGTGAACCTGCTGATCGTCGACGACGAACTGAGCATGCGGGAGCTGCTCGAATTGGTGTTCACCGAAGAGGGCTACACCGTGGCCACGGCGGAATCCATCGGCCAGGCGGTGCGCGTGCTGGCCGATCAGCCGGTGCATCTCGTGATCAGCGACATGCGTCTCACCGACGGCAACGGCCTGGAATTATTGCAACACATCCGGGAACGGTATCCCGAAACGCTGTTCGTTCTCATCACCGCCTTTGCCTCGGCCGACAGCGCCATCGATGCGCTGAAGTTCGGCGCCTACGATTACATCACCAAACCGTTCGACATCGACGACCTCAAGAAAATCGTCCAGAACGCCCTGCGGCAGCCGGCTGCGCAGAAAACACCCGCCGGAAGCAGCCCGGCCGGCGGGCCCGAAGCGCCGGCCATCATCGGCGTGTCACCGCAGATGATCAAAATCTACAAGACCATCGGGGTCATCGCGCCCACCGACAGCACGATCCTGCTCACCGGCGAGAGCGGCACCGGCAAGGAGATGATCGCCCGGGCGATCCACGAGGCGAGCCCGCGGAAGCACTTCCAGTTCGTCTCCATCAACTGCGGCGCCTTCCCCGAGACCCTCCTGGAAAGCGAGCTGTTCGGCTATCAGAAGGGCGCATTTACCGGCGCCGTCGCGAACAAGCGGGGACTGTTCGAAGTCGCCCACCGCGGCACGTTGTTCCTGGACGAGATTGCCGAGACCACCCCGCCCATGCAGGTCAAGCTGCTGCGCACGCTGCAGGAAAAACGGATCCGCCGGCTGGGCGGCACCGAGGAGATCCCCATCGACGCGCGGATCGTCGCGGCCACTAACAAAAATCTGGAAGAGCGGATCCGCGATGGTTCCTTCCGCGAGGATCTCTACTACCGGATCGCCGTGATCCCCATCCACCTGCCGCCGCTGCGCGACCGCCGGGAGGACATCCCCGCCCTGGCCAACTATTTCCTGAAGCGGTTCAAT is a window from the Kiritimatiellia bacterium genome containing:
- a CDS encoding sigma-54-dependent Fis family transcriptional regulator: MRELLELVFTEEGYTVATAESIGQAVRVLADQPVHLVISDMRLTDGNGLELLQHIRERYPETLFVLITAFASADSAIDALKFGAYDYITKPFDIDDLKKIVQNALRQPAAQKTPAGSSPAGGPEAPAIIGVSPQMIKIYKTIGVIAPTDSTILLTGESGTGKEMIARAIHEASPRKHFQFVSINCGAFPETLLESELFGYQKGAFTGAVANKRGLFEVAHRGTLFLDEIAETTPPMQVKLLRTLQEKRIRRLGGTEEIPIDARIVAATNKNLEERIRDGSFREDLYYRIAVIPIHLPPLRDRREDIPALANYFLKRFNLKMGKNIRGIAPPAMERLILAEWKGNVRELENVIERAVALETSERVEADRLPHLAASSAPPPGTMPTEIADSGFELEPYLEDVEKRIILMALQKADGVQVEAARLLGITYRSFRHRVQKLGIDK